The stretch of DNA TCGGCAGATCAGGCGCGAGTAATGTTCGGTGCCATAGCCGACATACGGTTCCACGCGCGGATACCAATTGAGATTGCGTACCATATTTGTCGAGACCGTCACCCACCCGTTGAACGCTCTGGTGAGGGCACGGCGGAACAGCTGTGTCAGCGGAGGCTTGACTTCGATACGCTCATGTTTTGAAGCGGCATCGAAGGTGGTGACCACCTTGCGTGCGGGAATGGGCACGGTCGGCATGTCATCTTCGGATATGACATCCGGTTCACGCTGGGGCAACGGCTGTGGTTCGGTCATATCCCCACTATAAAGGCGATTGCCGAACTACTTAGTGCCCCAGCCATGAAAATCAGGGATTATTCAGGGAACGGTAACGATTTCATACCTGATTTCGCATGCGGTTCCCTGTTCCGAGACGTTTTGCCGAATCTTTTATTCCGCCACGATGTTGGCGTATTCCTCGGAGGAAAGCAGTCCCGGTTCGTCATCCTCAAGCTCGATTTTGAAAATCCAGCCTTCGCCATACGGATCGCCGGTAACGATGCCCGGATCGTCGGCCGCTTCGCTGTTCACATAGCGGATCACGCCAGCCACTGGAGTGACCAGCGGCGTGACGGCTTTGGAGGATTCCAATTCCGCCACTTCGTCGCCGGCCTGTACTTCGGTGCCGACTTCCGGCAGATCGATGTACACGAGTTCGCCAAGCTGGTCGGCCGCATATTCGGTGATGCCCACCATGGCCGGTTCGGTGGAGGCGTCCACCCACACATGCTCGTCGGAGTATTCGAGATGCTCGGGAACGTCCAGATTCGGCCTGTTTTCGTTTTCTTCACTCATGAAAACTCATTCTATGTCAATTGCGCGCATTTCCCATAGCGCGGTACCGAAACTTGTTACGGCAGATCGTGGCCGAGCCATTCTTCGATCATGTAGCGGGCGATGGTGGCCTTTCCGGGGGCTTCCATACGCCCTGTTACCAGCTCGTTCATATATTCGTCACGGGTCATCCAACGCGCTTGCAGGGTCTCGTCACCGTCCACATGCACGTCGGTGGTATTGGCCACGCCCTTGAACGCTATCATGAGCGAGGCTGGGAATGGCCATGGCTGCGATCCCAAATATTTGAGTTCGCCGAGGTCGATGCCGACCTCCTCTTTGGCTTCGCGCCGGCATGCGTGCTCCAGATTCTCGCCCGCCTCCACGAAGCCGGCGGACACGGAATACAGGCCGGTGTTGCGCCATGCGCTGTTGTGCTGCAGCAGCAGACGGTCCTCATGGTCCACGATCGCCGTGATAACGGCCGGCTCCACTCTGGGGAACAGCAGCCGTCTGCCATCCGCTTCGCTGGTGCACCGCTGCGCCCATCCGCCCAACGCCGGTTCGGTCGGAGCGCCGCACGTGGGGCAATGGCGTTGGCGCGCATGCCACACACCTAGCGAAATCGCCGTTGTGGCCTGGCCAGCCTCACGCGCGCTGGCATGTGGGGCGAATCCGCGCAGGTCAACCCAGTCGAATCGTTCCGCTGCGTTTTCCAACAGCGATTTCGACGTCTTCGCTTCCGGCTCGCGCTGTTCGTCGAACGCGTCGTCCGCGCCCATATGCTCGCTGCTTGCGGCCACCGGCTCTGCAGCCTTCACACGAGACACGTCAACGGCCACCACATGCTCGTCACGCTTGCCGCCATATGAGCCGAGGAATATGGCGAGCGCCGTCGGATGCGTGTGCAATTCCGCCGCTACATAGGATCCGGGCAACTGTGTCAAACGCATGTGCACGTTGGCGTAGTCCGCGATGGCGCCTTGTCCGCGTGGCACCGCCACCATGCCGTCTTTGACGAGAATGACTTTCGTAGCAGGTTCCAGCAGCACTGTGTCGAACAGGTCGGGTTCGTCGCGTCTTGAAACCTCATAGTCAATGTCGCCTTGCGCAAGTGGCAGGAACGGCAGTGCCTGAGTCAGCGCCAGTGGCGAGAACACGCTCATCGATTGCTTCTTTCTTTGAATACGATATATAGAAGATTTTTTCTATATAAATCGTATTTTCTTTATATTTTTGTATATCTGATTGCGCTATTGACGGCAGTTGCGGGAATATCGGCTACTGCACTCTGCGCACCAATGCAAGCAGTGCGTCGGCGACCGCCTGCGGATGCTCATAAGCGCTGAAATGACCGCAATCAAACACCACCGTCATATCCGTGCTCGTAGCCGTCATCGAATCGGCGATCGGTGCCATCACGCTCGGCGGGCTCGACGGATCCTTGTCGCCGCAGATCACCGCGACCGGCGCTGTAATCGTTGATAGCACATCGTTCAGGTCCGGGCGCCCGGCCGCCATGCGTTCACGCCAGGCGATACCTTCGGCCGGCTGCTCGTTGATCCATGCAGTGAACTGTTCACGGTAGGCGTCCGACTGTTTGATGGTTGAATCCTCAGGCGTGGCGGCGGCGAATCCCATAACCGGTTCGTGTGTGCCCGTCGATTCGCATTCCTCGGCGATCGCGATGCGTTTCGCACGCATCTGCTCGGAATCAGCGTCGGCCTTCGTGTCGCATAATGCCAGTGCGGCGACGGCTTCGGGGTGCAAACGCTGAATGTCGAGAATCAGGTAGCCACCCATTGAAAGACCCACCCAAATCGCCTTGTCGTATCCGGCAGCGTGCAACAGGTCGACGTAAGCGTCGGCCATGCGGTCCAAACCGTTGGGGAAAGCGCCGTCCGTGTCTTTGCCACCGCTGTTCTCGTCGGAAGGAATCGGCCCTTCTCCCGCACCGGGCATGTCGGGAGCCCAAATCGGGAATTGTTTCACGCCATGTTCCGCAGCGGTCGTTTTCAACGCATCCGCGCATTCGTTCCACATACGGTGGTCCACGGGGAACCCGTGCACCAGCACCACGGGAAGCCCCGCCCCTTCGCAATACACATTGTTATGCAATTCGATCGTCATATGCGCTCCTCCATTACTCTCCCCTGTTGTTCATGCATTCGCAGCCTATTTGCCGGTCCAAGCAATCGCCTGACGCACAATCGTGCCATATCCGTTGCTCATCTGGTTGACGAAAGTGTCGAGAATCTCGCTGTTCGGATTGACCCATTCCACGTCGAGCGTCTCGTCCTGCGGCTTGCAATCGCCCGCGATCGGCACTACATAGCACAATGCGATCGCATGCTGGCGGGAATCGAAATAATCGGACAGTCCTGGCGTCGGGAAAAATTCAGCCACGGTGAATGGCTGCAGGCTCACTGGCAACTGCGGCAACGCGATATCTCCCAAATCCTTGGCGATATTGCGCGCCACGGCCTCACGCAACGATTCGTGGTAGAGCACGCGGCCGGCGATCAGCGTTCGTTCGATGCTGCCGTCGTCAGACACACGAAGCAGTGATCCGACCTGTGAGACACGTCCCAGATCATCGGTGCGCACCGGCACCACAAGCACGTACGGGATCGGCATTTCACCTCGCATACGGTTGATTTCGCCGGAAGCAAGCCATCCTGGAGGGTTTCCTATTCCGCGGATGAAATCCTCCGGCGTGATGTCGTCGAATTCTCCGCGACGGCGGCCTGCATCGAAATCGCCCTCGTCGGGCACTTCATCATTCATCACTGGCATAGTCCCATTATCACGCATCTTGTGTGAATTGGCTGGAAAAGCGTGCGATGGAAGACGATTCCTCTGATAGCGGATCTTGCGCATGCCGGGAATGCGTCGGGTTGGGGCACGGTTATATACTCCAAAGCAATCGCATACGAGGGGTGCAGCCCGTCACGCGCGTCGATGGAACGAACAGCAAGGAGTAATCATGGCAACGCATGCAGTCACTTCCGAGGATTTCAATCAGATTGTGGAATCCAATGATCTGGTATTCGTGGATTTTTGGGCGACCTGGTGCGGTCCGTGCCGCGCATTCGGTCCGACGTTCGAAAAGGCGAGCGAAGCGAATCCCGACGTTTATTTCGCCAAGGTCGATATCGACCAGAATCCGGATCTCGCTTCCGCGGCCAAGGTGCAGGCCGTGCCGACGTTGATGGTGGTCAAGAACCAGCAGATCGTGTTCCAGCAGGCCGGTGCGTTGCGTGCGTCGGATCTGGACGATCTGATCGCGCAGGCCAAAGCGTTGGATGTCAACGCGGCCGCTGCCGAAGAGGCTGAGGCGCAGGCGGAATAGGCTGAAAATTACAACGATTTCAAAGGTGTCGTTCGATGGTAAACATCAACGGCACTTTTTGTTTTGCCCGCCTATTGCGTACGCTTGCTTTGCCCACCTGTTACATATGCGCCCGCTCGGTTTCCATGGCGTGAGGTAAACTGGCTCGTTAGATGTGCGCTTTCCGGCGAAGCCTCGTGTGGCAGCGCACCGCATGCCGAGCATGCGTGAATTCGCCGAGGATCTGAACGCGCGTTTAGGAGCAGAATGGCTAACCACAGCAAGCACGCCCAATCGTCTACCTTCACCGTGCCGAGCAAGTCCTCGCTGGTGAAGATCGCCGCAACGGTTGCGGCGGTGGGCCTGTTGGCTACCGGCGGCATTGTGTCGCGCAATCTTTACACATCCGCGGAGCGGAATACGGCCAATCAGGTCACGGCTTTCTCCGTCACCGATTCCGCGGAGGCGTCCCGTGGCAATGCCCGCGAGCTGCTTAATGGAGACACCTCGTACGTCACCGTGAAAATCAACGGCAAGTCACGCGTGGTGCCCGGCGCCAATTTCACCGACGTGAAGTCCGTGCTTGACGCGGGTGATATCACGCTCGAACCGGAAGACACGGTCTCCCCTTCGCTCACCACCAAGGTCGATGAGAAAACCGTGATCACCATTCAGCGTGCCGGCGCGAGCGTCGAGGTTTCCGACACCGCCATCGGCTTCAATGTCGTCAAGAAGGAAACCTCAAGTCTGCCGAAAGGCCAGGAGAAGGTCGAGACGGAAGGCGAAGAGGGCGTGTTGGAAACCACGAACCTCGTAACCAAGTCCGGCGACACTGTGGTTTCCTCCAACATGATCAGCTCGTATGTGAAGAAGGCTCCGGTCGACAAGGTTATTCTCGTCGGCACCGGCTCCACTTCGTCGTCGTCCTCCAGCGCTTCCGCGTCGATCGGCACCACTGTGCCGGCTGGCGAAATGCAGCAGTGGGCTCACGATTATCTGCTGTCGAACGGCTACACCGAGGCCGATTTCACCGCCACCGTATACATCATCACTCACGAGTCCGGTTGGAGTGTCACCGCAACGAATCCGAGTTCGGGTGCCTATGGCCTGCCCCAGGCATTGCCTGGTAGCAAGATGGTGAGCGAGGGTGCCGATTGGGCCACCAATTATCAGACCCAGCTCAAGTGGTTCTGGGGTTATTGCGCGCAGCGTTACGGTTCCATCCAGGGAGCCTATTCGTACTGGCTCGCCAACCACTGCTACTGATATGCTTCGTCACGCTAATTTCAGCACGATCGGATGGCAATGCTCGTATTGAAATGCTTGCGTTGGCTGGTGATTAATATTCAATTTACTTGATTCAGCGCACATAGTTTGAGCCCGGTAATATTCGAAGATATTACGGGGCTCAAACTATATTGTGATTCGAGATATCACCAAGATACTATCGGTTTCACAGGGCGTTGTTGGCGCCGATCACCGTAGCTTCCTTGACATCGTCGATCTTCCTACGCTTGCGGCCGCCATGGCCGGCCTTCGGACCGCGCTTGCCGACGGTGCCGCTACGAACCCCGTTCTTGGCGTCGAAGAGGATCACGCGCTCATCGCTGTGATATTCGCCTTCCAAGGCGAAGTAGGCGATCTTGTCTGCAGGCACTTCCGGGAAAGCGAAGAACTTCTGCGTTGCAACGAGCAGGTCAAGATTGCGAGTGGTCACGGAAGCCGGACGATCAGCGTTCGGATCGTTGAACCGAACCGCGAAATCGTCGTTCTCGTCGCACACCTGGATTGCGAACTTGCCACGCTCGTAATTCACCAGCAGCTTGACGAATTCCGGACGACCGAGTACTTCGGAAACACCCTTGGAAAAACGAACGGATTCAAGCATGACCGTCATGGTCAACTTGCCGCCCGTTCTTTCGCCAACTTCTTTGAAACCATCAAGAACGGACATGTAAATCCTTTCCTTATTGTAAATAACTACGTGAAATACTGTACCTCATTGCCGGCAATAAAACGAATCGAATCTTAGGGAATATATATCCGTATCTTCAAAAACACAACATGATACGGAAAAACATAATGAAGCCATCTCACGCAACCACTTTTATAATCATTTTCTTCTTTAAAATGTTTTCCCAGCAACGATCTTCATTGCAATTCCACCATCTCTTGGTGCTTTTTGCACTCCAATTGAAATGGAGCATACGCTACACGGTTACAGCATCGCAAACGCAATCAAAGAAGATGATACCCCGTCGCAAAGCAGGATTTCGACATTGCTAACAGCGTGGCGGAATCCTTGAGCAATGTGGTGGAAAAGTCGCTAAACGCTTCCAGCAAAGAGTAGCCGGTAAAGCTTTTCCATGGTGCAGCGCACCGCGGAGCCCGTAGCCCCCAGCTCTCTGAAGGCAACATTGTACCTGGCTGTGACGTGACTATGAAGCGCGATCTGAAGGAAATCGCCGTTCAGCTCGATAACCTCAACGTTCCGGTGATGGGCTTCGTGTTCAACTTCGCGAAGGAACGCAAGGTCTCCGCGAACGGCAACTACTATTACTATTACGACGAGGGCGGCAAGAAGAGCCAAAGGAGCCGAAAGAAGAGCAAGCACAAAAACTGACTTAATCTCAGCAAAATAATCGCCTCCCTTTCTACTAGAAAGGGAGGCGTTTTTTCGAGTTTATGCAACGCAATGCGCAGCTTAGTAGGAACCGGTACCGCGGAAGACTACGAGCACGGTCTTCGCAAGAATCGCGAGATCTCCAGCGATGGACCAATTCTCGATGTACGAAACGTCCAAATACTCGCTCTGC from Bifidobacterium catenulatum PV20-2 encodes:
- a CDS encoding alpha/beta fold hydrolase yields the protein MTIELHNNVYCEGAGLPVVLVHGFPVDHRMWNECADALKTTAAEHGVKQFPIWAPDMPGAGEGPIPSDENSGGKDTDGAFPNGLDRMADAYVDLLHAAGYDKAIWVGLSMGGYLILDIQRLHPEAVAALALCDTKADADSEQMRAKRIAIAEECESTGTHEPVMGFAAATPEDSTIKQSDAYREQFTAWINEQPAEGIAWRERMAAGRPDLNDVLSTITAPVAVICGDKDPSSPPSVMAPIADSMTATSTDMTVVFDCGHFSAYEHPQAVADALLALVRRVQ
- the gcvH gene encoding glycine cleavage system protein GcvH; amino-acid sequence: MSEENENRPNLDVPEHLEYSDEHVWVDASTEPAMVGITEYAADQLGELVYIDLPEVGTEVQAGDEVAELESSKAVTPLVTPVAGVIRYVNSEAADDPGIVTGDPYGEGWIFKIELEDDEPGLLSSEEYANIVAE
- the nudC gene encoding NAD(+) diphosphatase — translated: MSVFSPLALTQALPFLPLAQGDIDYEVSRRDEPDLFDTVLLEPATKVILVKDGMVAVPRGQGAIADYANVHMRLTQLPGSYVAAELHTHPTALAIFLGSYGGKRDEHVVAVDVSRVKAAEPVAASSEHMGADDAFDEQREPEAKTSKSLLENAAERFDWVDLRGFAPHASAREAGQATTAISLGVWHARQRHCPTCGAPTEPALGGWAQRCTSEADGRRLLFPRVEPAVITAIVDHEDRLLLQHNSAWRNTGLYSVSAGFVEAGENLEHACRREAKEEVGIDLGELKYLGSQPWPFPASLMIAFKGVANTTDVHVDGDETLQARWMTRDEYMNELVTGRMEAPGKATIARYMIEEWLGHDLP
- a CDS encoding NUDIX hydrolase family protein; the encoded protein is MPVMNDEVPDEGDFDAGRRRGEFDDITPEDFIRGIGNPPGWLASGEINRMRGEMPIPYVLVVPVRTDDLGRVSQVGSLLRVSDDGSIERTLIAGRVLYHESLREAVARNIAKDLGDIALPQLPVSLQPFTVAEFFPTPGLSDYFDSRQHAIALCYVVPIAGDCKPQDETLDVEWVNPNSEILDTFVNQMSNGYGTIVRQAIAWTGK
- a CDS encoding G5 domain-containing protein — its product is MANHSKHAQSSTFTVPSKSSLVKIAATVAAVGLLATGGIVSRNLYTSAERNTANQVTAFSVTDSAEASRGNARELLNGDTSYVTVKINGKSRVVPGANFTDVKSVLDAGDITLEPEDTVSPSLTTKVDEKTVITIQRAGASVEVSDTAIGFNVVKKETSSLPKGQEKVETEGEEGVLETTNLVTKSGDTVVSSNMISSYVKKAPVDKVILVGTGSTSSSSSSASASIGTTVPAGEMQQWAHDYLLSNGYTEADFTATVYIITHESGWSVTATNPSSGAYGLPQALPGSKMVSEGADWATNYQTQLKWFWGYCAQRYGSIQGAYSYWLANHCY
- the trxA gene encoding thioredoxin, translated to MATHAVTSEDFNQIVESNDLVFVDFWATWCGPCRAFGPTFEKASEANPDVYFAKVDIDQNPDLASAAKVQAVPTLMVVKNQQIVFQQAGALRASDLDDLIAQAKALDVNAAAAEEAEAQAE